The Hemicordylus capensis ecotype Gifberg chromosome 6, rHemCap1.1.pri, whole genome shotgun sequence genome window below encodes:
- the LOC128328875 gene encoding C-type lectin BpLec-like encodes MNTWLLEREIGQAEADTCAREWLQNQGNCYVYFDDLKTWQEAEIECQSYGRRAHFTSILIVQEPHLVSEHISIYQTGLSNVWIGLSDVCQTGRWRWADESTYNYKAWMPGQPDNYGKAEHCVELRRSTGFNQWNDAPCKKRNAYICKHEL; translated from the exons cggAGGCTGATACCTGTGCTAGAGAATGGCTGCAAAACCAGGGCAACTGCTATGTGTATTTCGATGATCTGAAAACCTGGCAAGAGGCTGAA ATTGAGTGCCAGAGTTATGGCCGTAGGGCACATTTCACCTCCATTCTTATTGTGCAAGAGCCTCATTTGGTGTCTGAACACATCTCCATTTACCAGACAGGCCTGAGCAATGTCTGGATTGGGCTGAGTGATGTCTGTCAG actgggagatggagatgggCTGATGAATCAACCTACAACTATAAGGCTTGGATGCCAGGCCAGCCAGACAACTATGGGAAGGCTGAGCATTGTGTGGAGCTGAGACGTTCTACAG GTTTTAATCAGTGGAATGATGCTCCATGCAAGAAAAGAAATGCCTACATCTGCAAGCACGAGCTCTAG